AAATAGTGATACTTCTTTCTACACCTATTCATTATCACATAATCAATCAACTAATAAGTTTGGAGTTACAAGATATGCTTTTGATACTACACAAACTTCTTTAGATAAAGTTTGCACTGAAGCAGATATGAATATAACTTGGGGTTCTATTACACAATTCCCTGTAGTTGCTTCTAATCCATCTGTTACTTATGAACCATTTATAACTACTGCTAGTAATGGTGATAAGTATCTTAATTTTGCAGTGTATGAAATAGCTAGTGGTTCAACTCCTACTAACATTCCAAGCTATGGTATATATACATTCTTACTTGATAATTCATCAAATACGTTAACATTTAAGAATTTTGTTCAGGTTACTGCTGATTATTTTAGAGGATTTATTGGAACTAAAAGCAATACATTCTTAGTTTGTGCTTCTTCAACAACTACTATATTTATGAATTTTGATGAAGCAAGTGCAAAATTCAGTATTACAGACACAATAAGCAATCAACCTTCACATATAGGAATAGACCAGTCTGAAAACATTTGGATAGTAAATGCACTTGGGGAAGTAGACTACTTAAATCCATTTGTACCAACTAATATAAATGTTGCTTATGAAAATTCAGCATATAAATATGAAGGAACAGATATAAGTACTTTCTGTACAGTTAATTGCCAAAACTATAGCGGAAAATATATTGAAGCTAAATTGCAATTAACATTGAAAGGTAATGGAGTATTTACTTCAAATAGCAGTAAAGTAATAACTGTAAATGCATTAGCCACTGGTGATTTAAAAGTTCCTATTAAAATTACTGGAGCTGGTAGCTTAACAGTATATCCGCAATTAGTAATGTAATAACAAAAATGGGGGCGGAATTCCCCTATTTTTATTTAAGGCACAATCAAAAAATAACAGGCCAGTATGTTTGTCTGTCATTTTTTTCATGTGCTTAATTAGGAGGTGAAAGTAAAATGAGTTTTGGTGATGGTATAGCAAAAAGCATTGGTAATGTAGGATATAGTAAAATAATACCTATTGCTGACGGAACTGCAATAGTGAACAGCAGTGTTGATGTAGATATTCTTCAATTTCTTAGTCCTTCAAGAGACAAAGACGTACCATTTGAAAGAACTGTAATTACTGATAATATTACAATAAATAATATAAGAATAAATTCTGATACTCAATTTGTTATTTCTGGTGTAGATATACCTATTACATGCTATACATGTGGTACTGAATGGCATAATGTGTTATCTACAGTAATTGATCAGTATTATCCTAATCCAGCAATGCTTAAAGCAACTTGTCAAGTTATAGATAAGAATGATGCTAATAAGTATATCACGCAGTATTTAACTATGAACTACACAAGAGTACATTCCAATATAATTCCTATCAGTTGTTATAAATCAAAATATTTGATGAATAACAGCAAGTATGTTTTAAGTAAGAGTATGGGACATAAGGAGCAATTGTATGACATTGATGTAGAAACAAAAGCAACTATTAATTGGGAAGAGGATTATGATATAGTTTGTAATCCAGCAGTTACATTTATAGAAAATAGAATTCCTTATACAAAAAATAGTATTACTTTAAATCAACCAGTTTCGGTAAATGTAGAGGATTATAAGCCTCCAATTATATCTCCAGATTTTTCTGGTGGAGCTTTAAATAGCTTCAGAATAGTAGTTCAAAAGTGTTCGTATTTTGAACAATACTTATCATTTAAAACAGGAAAAATAGTTGATATCAGTGGATTACCTCAAGGCATGGTTTATGAACTTGGATATTTAAAGGGTTCACCTTTAATTTCGGGAAAGTATCCCATTTCTATTAAAATGGAGGATAAATCTGTTCTCAGTGGGTTGCTAATTGTAACACAAGTGCCACGTGAACTTTAGGAAAGGAGGGTTAATAACATGGTTAGATATTATTTTAATTCCAATTCAGAAATAGTTTTAACTAATGATTTAGATATAAATATAGTTCAACATGTAAACCCAGTTACTCAAAAATATTTTGCCAATAAAGATGAGGCGATAGCGTGGGCAACGGAATATATAAAGCATTTTGATGAAACTCTAGTTAAATCAGATGAGAAAGTGGAACAATCAAATGAGATTGAGGACATAAAAGGAAAATAGATTAATCATCAAACAAATGAGTGATGCAATAGTGGAAACGCCTGCGGGTATAACTATGTAAAATTGTAAATGATAACTTAATAATGTATTTAAGTAATGGAGGAGAACCAAATCCAGATGGAGGAGGCTCTCCTTTTTTTTTGTTTCAAGAAGAAGGTTGATGATAAGTTTTGTGAATATTAAAAACTTATATATAATAATGCTGACTATTCTTATATGATGTAACAGTCAAAAGTAGAATGACAAGAAGTATCTAAAAAGGTACTTCTTATTTTCAATAAAAGAACTTGTTATATAAGTGAGAAAAAGAATGGGTTATCACTTGCTACTGATACGGTGAACCGTACCATAAATGACGTAGACTTTTACTAAATTTGTATGAAATATATTGACAATGTAATTAAGAAGAGTATAATGATTACAAATGCAATGAAGAGGAAAGTAACTTTAAGAATACTTATACAGAGAGTTTCCATTGGTGAGAGGAAGCAAAGAATATTAAAGTGAAAATGGCCTTGGAGCGGTGTACCGAGATTTTTATTATAAAAATTAAGGCTGCAACGGATTCACCCGTTATAGTGATAGAGTATAATCATATGATATATGACGTACTTGATGAGGTGCATATTGTAAGGTATGCATGAAATAGGATGGTAACACGAAGTTTAGCTCTCGTTCCTAAGATTAATTTCTTAGGACGGGAGCTTTTTTATATTTAAGTTTTATTATAAATAGGAGGATTTAGAAGATGAATATTTTTATTGGAGGGGCTTGGCCATACGCTAATGGTTCATTACATATTGGCCATATAGCTGCATTATTACCAGGAGATGTATTAGCAAGATATTATAGGGTGAAGGGAGATAATGTATTATATGTTTCAGGGAGTGATTGTCATGGAACTCCTATATCAATAAGAGCAAAGAAAGAAGGTGTATCGCCAAAGGATATAGCCGATAAATATCATGCAGAATTTAAAAAGTGTTTTGAAAGGTTAAATTTTTCATATGATTATTATGGTAGAACAGATGATGAATTTCATAAGAAGGATGTACAAGAAGCTATAGTCTTACTATACAATAAAGGATTAATTTATGAAAAGGAAGTAGAACAAATATACTGTCAACATTGCAACCAGTTTTTGCCAGACAGATATGTTGAAGGAGTGTGTCCAAAATGTAATTCAATTGCAAGAGGAGACCAATGTGATAATTGTGGCACTTTACTAGAGCCATTAGAACTTTCAGAAAGAAAATGTAAGTTGTGCAGCAATACACCAATAGTAAAGAATACAAAACAGTTATACTTCGCTTTATCTAAGTTTCAAAACACTATTAAAGAAAACCTAGATAAAACTCAAAGTAATTGGAGAGTTAATGCAATAAATAATACAGAAAGATACCTAGATGAAGGGTTATGTGATAGGGCTATATCAAGAGACTTATCATTAGGAATAGATATACCTATACAACAGTTTAGAGATAAAAAGGTTTATGTATGGATAGATGCTGTATTAGGATATCTTACAATGAGTAAAAAATGGGCATTAGAAAATAAAAAATCCTATAAAGAGTTTTGGGATGAAAATGCCACTTCATATTATGTACATGGTAAAGATAACATACCTTTTCATTCTATAATTTTACCAGCTTTAATAAAGGGCATAGGATATAATAAGTTGCCTGATAGGATAATATCCAGTGAATATTTAACATTGGAGGGTAAAAAAATATCAACAAGTAATAGCTGGGCCGTATGGGTGCCAGATATAATAGAACGTTACAACCCAGATGCGTTAAGATATTTTTTCTTAATTAATGCACCAGAAAAAAGAGATACTGATTTTTCTTGGAGAGAATTTGTGAATAGCAATAATGGTGAATTATTGGGGGCATATGGCAATTTAGTTAATAGAACTTTAGTTTTTGCTAAAAAATATTTTAATAGTAAAATTCCTAATGGAGAAGTAGCTATTAATATAAAAGAAGAAATAACTAGTTTATATAATGTTATAGGAAATCATATTGAACAAGGAAACTTAAAAGTTGCACTTGAGAAAGTTTTTGAATTTATAAGAAGTATGAATAAATATTTTGATGAAAATGCACCATGGATTACAGTAAAAGATAATTTGGAGGTTTGTGGTAATACAATATATAATTGTATTTATTCAATAGCAAATTTAGCAAACTTATTATCACCCTTTTTGCCAGAATCTTCAGGGAAGATAAAAGCATGGTTAGGTATTAGTGGGGATAGATGGGAAACTGTTGAGCCGAGGTATGGTGTTTCAATAGAGGAAGTTACAATATTATTTGAAAGACTTGATAAGAAGATAATAGAAGAAGAGAAAAATAGGTTGTTGAACTGTAAAAATTAAATATATATTATAATAAGGATATATATAAAATCTTTAAATTTACAAAAAATGACTCTTGCCATAGATGAAAAAAGTAATTTGCAATATAGAGCAAGGCAAAATGTTGTATTTGAACATGGATATTTAATTGGGAAATTAGGACGAAAGAAAGTATGTGCATTGGTGAAAGAAAATATAGAAAAACCTAATGATATAGCAGGCGTTGTTTATATACAAATGAATGATGACAAATCATGGAGGTGGGATGTAATTAAGGAAATGAAAAAATTAGGATATGATATAGACACAAATAAGTTGGTATAGTCTTGTAATTAACTATATTTAAAGAATATTAATATAGGTATATACTAAATTAAAAAGGTGTTATCACTTGCTACTGATACGGTGAACCATATCATAAATGAAGGATAGCATGTAAAATCAAAGAACAAAACTAAGGATATCAAGCTACACATCAAGGAAATAGTAAAATAGACTATTGTATATGTTAACTTTCTTAATAACCATGAATAAGTCTAGAGATATGGAACTAATAGAGCATAAATATAATTAACAACTTAATAACGTATTTAAGTATTTTAGGAGAACCAAGTTATTCTTATTTTACTTTTAGAAGAAGGTTCATGATAAATCTTATCAATATAAAAATTTGTATACAGTATAATAAAGAAAAACTTTCAAAAAGCATGTTATAATTGATTCAGAATGGGAAATAAATACGCAAAAATTTCTTATTTTTGCGTATTTTATAAAGACATATGTGGAAATGATTTCTGATAGTAATCTTATTCTTTATTATGTCATATTTCATAAATAGCTTCTGCTTCTTTTATTCCTTGATTAAATCCAGCCTTTGCAGATGCTGGAGTATGAGTTGGGTCATAAGGATTTTTTCCTATTGCTAAAATGCTATCTTTATTAGGTACAATAAGGGAAACAGATGAGCTTTTTTGCATTTCAGCAACATCTTCTTCAACGCTTGGAATTAGACCATGCTTTTGGGGCATAGGAGATAAAACTACAACTTTATCATAAGAAGCTGCTAAATGTGCATTTGTAGTTGAAACCATTCCTCCATCAATCCAATCTATTCCATTAAAGTTTACTAATGGCCAGAGTCCTGGAACTGCACCACTTGCAGTTACTGCATTTATTAGCGTTGTTCCTGAATCTTTATCAAGTACATGGAGATTTCCAGTTTCCGCATTTATTGCAGTGACCTTTAACTTTGAAGGCCAGATACTTGTGGTAAGTCGTGATTCAACTACTAATTTACGTTCTTCTACTGATGCCTTTGGAGGATATTTTTTTGCAATATCTCCAAATATCCTTCCTATTTCTTTTTTATTATCTTTACCATATTGAAACGCTTGAAGCCATAACATCATAAGTTCAGAGCTAACAGATGCATTTACTTCAGATGTATTTGGGATGAGTTGAGACTCATAAAGTTTTTTCATATCGTAGTTACTTGCTAATGCGGATCCAACAAACGAACCAGCAGAAGTTCCAATTATAACATCTGCGTCTGCTAAATTAAGTCCCTCTTGCAGTAAGGCTGTAATTATACCAATCTCCCAAGCAATTCCAGTTACTCCGCCTCCACCTAATACGACAGCTCGTGTTTTTTTATTAATGTTTTGCATGATAATACTCTCCATTTCTTTATTGTATTAACTAGTAAAGGGTTTAGATATAGTATAAACTATGAAGTAAGGTTTAGAGTCAAGAGAAATTAGTGAGGTATTTTATGAAAATAAATGAAGTTTCAAAAAAAACTGGGTTGTCTATATCTACTATTAGATTTTATGAAAAGGAAGGCTTGATTCCTGAAAAATATGTTAGTAGGGATACAAATAATTATAGGAATTATTCTGTAGATATAATTGAGTATCTATTAATGATAAAAACAGTTCATTCTGTGGGTTTTTCTTTAAAAGAGATCAAAGAGATAGAAAAAAGTAATGAAAATACATTTTCGATTGATAGAAAAATTGAACTCTTACAAAAAAAGATAAAGGAAGTAGAAGAGCAAAAAGAAAATTTAAATAAAACGGAAACTAGATTAAAAAAGATGTTGAAAAACAAATTAAATTTAAAATTTAGATTAACTGAAGGGGTTACCAATGAAGATAAGAATTAGTTCTGATAGTTTCTCGAAAAGCTAATAACGCTGTAGATTTGCTACGTTCTATTTCTATTTTATTAAACAGTTAACAGTATTATGATAAGAAGTATTTCTTAGGTACGTTTTTTATTTTAAATAAAATATTTTGTTATATTAAGTGAGAAAAAAAGGTATCACTTGCTGCTGATACGGAGAACCGTATCATAAGTAAAAGATAGCATGTAAAAAAAGAAATATTATAGATATAGAAATAATTATAAGAAATAAATATTGACACTTGAAAGTCTAATTGTTAAACTATAAATAGTTAGAGTTCTAAGTAAAGTTTAGGAGGAATTTGAATGACTAATTCTGGATACTCTGTAGAAACAATATATTCACAATTAATTAGAAGTATTGCGATAAAAATGAAACTCAGTTCTGATGAAAAAGTAAAAAAGTTAGGATTGAATTCTCAACAAGGACGTATGATTGGTTATATTTATGAACATCAAGATAGTGGTATTATTCAAAAAGATTTGGCAAAAGTCTTTCAACGTACAGAAGCAAGTATTACAAGTATGCTGCAAGGATTAGAGAAAAAAGGGTATATTGAAAGAAGAATTCCTAAAGAAAATGAGAGACAAAAAAATATATATGTATTGCCTAAAGGTGCTGAACTTATAGAAGATTTTAATAAATTGGTAGTCGAGGAAGAGGAAAATATTATTGCAAACTTGACGGAACAAGAGAAGGAAACTTTGTTAGCTTTGTTATTGAAAGTAGATAGAAATATATAAGTTATTAATATAATAACTTATATTAAAAAACTTAGAATTCTAAGAATACGAATTCTAATAATACTTATTATGGAGGATGAAATTATGAAACAAAAATTGTCAAATGAATATTATTTAGAAAGTGCACCGATTACTAAGGCAATTGCACATTTATCTATTCCTATGATGATCGGTATGTCAGTAGGTACAATATATAACGTTATTAATGCTTTTTTTATTGGACTATTAAACAATACAGATATGTTAACTGCCATTACTTTAGGATTACCAATCTTCACTATACTAATGGCTTTTGGAAATATGTTAGGAGCTGGAGGTGGAACATTTATAACTCGTCTCATTGCTAAACAAGACGTAGACAAAGCTAAGAAGATAGCTGGATATTCTTTTTATAGTAGTATTATCATAGGAATTTTGCTTGGAATGATTGCTATGATAGCACTTAATCCTATTGTTAAGATTTTGGGGGCAGATACTTCTGCTATTATTAATTATACAAAAAGTTATTCTTTAACTATGTTTATTGGTGGTTTTGCAATTATAATGAACTTCGCATTGGAGCAAGTTGTGCGAGCAGAAGGAGCATCAAAAGAATCAATGTTCGGAATGGTTGTAAGTACAATTTTTGGTCTTATATTTGACCCGTTATTTATACTAGTATTTAGATTTAATGTTGTAGGGGTAGCATTATCAATGATTTTAGCTAATATAGCTTCATCAATTTATTATATTTACTACTTGGAAACAAAAAGTGAGAATTTAAAAGGATTTATTAAGAATATTAATATTTCCCTTAAAGATAAAATAGAGATATATAAAATTGGGGTTTCTGAATTGTTCCTAGCTGGTTTTCTAATTATTACAACGCTTCTTTTGAATAATTATTCAATCAGATATGGAGAAAGTGTAGTAGCTAGTTTTGGTATTGCCTTGAGACTTGTACAAGTACCAGAATTTCTTGCAATGGGGCTCGCATTAGGAATTATTCCTTTAATTGCATATAATTTTTCTAATGAAAACTTTAAGAGATTAAAAGACAGTATAAAACAATCAGCTTTATGGATTTTAGGATTATCAGGTGGATTTGTTACTTTAGTTTTTATTTTTAGAAATGTAATTATTCATCTGTTTTCTAATGATTCAGCAGTATTAACTGTTGGAGTTTATATCATGGCGGCCATGCTTATTTCTGCATTTTTCAATGGATTTACTACATTATTTACAGGAATTTTTCAAGCATCAGGTCAAGGAATACCATCAACAATTATGGGAATTACACAAGGAATTCTTTTTATTCCTGTCATAATAGTATTGAATAATTTCTATGGATTGCATGGTGTTATATGGTCTATGACCATTACAGAGATAATTACCTTTTTAACTGGAGCAATACTATATATTATTTTTAATAATAAAATAAAAAAGAATCAAGTAGTAGCAAACTAGCATTAATAAATATTGTGTCTTTATAACCACCTAGATTTAATAAAGTAAGGCACATGAAAATAAATATAACTTTAATTATGGATAATATATATATAGGAACAAAATGAAAAAAGTATAGCTTAGTAGTATTTATTCATCTAGAATTTCTTTACCAATAAACTATTTCAAAAAGTTCTATGATATAATGACTTAAACAAATGAACTATTAATACAATTCTTCTACAGAAGGAGTTTAAAAATGAATGAATTTGATGAGCTTTTAGAGTTATTAAAAGAATTTAAAGAGTCCCAAAAAGCATTAATAGCTATAGGGGATGAAACAAGACAATTAATAATAAGTACGTTACTCTTGAGTGATTGCAGGGGAATAAGAGTAGGTGATATTGCAGAGAAGGCTAAGCTTTCAAGACCATCTGTGTCCCATCATTTACAAATATTAAAGAATGCAAATATGAGAAGTGTTCGAAAAGAAGGAACAAGGAATTATTACTATTTGGATGCAAGGGAAAATGAACTAAACAAGCTAATAAAACTTTTTGGTCATGTAAATTCAATTATGAAGTTGGTACCTGATAGAAGAGATAATTTTTAGGGTTGCGATATAACTGTTACGGAGAACTGTATTGTAAATAGAGGATAATATGTGAAATACTATAGGTATCAAGTTAGGTTTCAAGGGAGCAACAAAAGAAACTGTTGCATATGTTGATTTCAAAAATAACAATAAACAAAACTAGAGATATAGAATCAATAGAGCTTAAGTAGAGAACTCAAATCTATGATTTGATGTGAATCACTTAGCGAACGAATGTGAGTCGAGTTTCCTTTATTAATGAGTTACTTAAGTAATGGAGGAGAACCTAATCCAGATGGAACTGGAGGCGGTTCTCCTTCTTATTTTGCGTCAAGAAGAAAGTTGATGATAAATAGTAATTTCTCGGCATATACCTATTTTAGAAAGTCGCCTTGACAAAAAACTAAGAACGAGATAATATAGTTGATAATATCAATTAATTTGGGGGCGCGGTATGAATAAAGAGAAAGTAATTAGAAAAGAGATAAGATTAATTGTGAGAGAATTAGGTTTATTAAACCACAATTGCTTTAATTCAGGCTTGACACTTGCACAAGCGCACATATTAAACTACCTAAAGCAAAATGGAAATACTCCTTTTAATGAATTGTTAATAAACCTGGGTATTGATAAGGCTTCACTTAGTAGAATAGTTAGT
The window above is part of the Clostridium saccharoperbutylacetonicum N1-4(HMT) genome. Proteins encoded here:
- the metG gene encoding methionine--tRNA ligase, with the translated sequence MNIFIGGAWPYANGSLHIGHIAALLPGDVLARYYRVKGDNVLYVSGSDCHGTPISIRAKKEGVSPKDIADKYHAEFKKCFERLNFSYDYYGRTDDEFHKKDVQEAIVLLYNKGLIYEKEVEQIYCQHCNQFLPDRYVEGVCPKCNSIARGDQCDNCGTLLEPLELSERKCKLCSNTPIVKNTKQLYFALSKFQNTIKENLDKTQSNWRVNAINNTERYLDEGLCDRAISRDLSLGIDIPIQQFRDKKVYVWIDAVLGYLTMSKKWALENKKSYKEFWDENATSYYVHGKDNIPFHSIILPALIKGIGYNKLPDRIISSEYLTLEGKKISTSNSWAVWVPDIIERYNPDALRYFFLINAPEKRDTDFSWREFVNSNNGELLGAYGNLVNRTLVFAKKYFNSKIPNGEVAINIKEEITSLYNVIGNHIEQGNLKVALEKVFEFIRSMNKYFDENAPWITVKDNLEVCGNTIYNCIYSIANLANLLSPFLPESSGKIKAWLGISGDRWETVEPRYGVSIEEVTILFERLDKKIIEEEKNRLLNCKN
- a CDS encoding TIR domain-containing protein codes for the protein MTLAIDEKSNLQYRARQNVVFEHGYLIGKLGRKKVCALVKENIEKPNDIAGVVYIQMNDDKSWRWDVIKEMKKLGYDIDTNKLV
- a CDS encoding patatin-like phospholipase family protein, yielding MQNINKKTRAVVLGGGGVTGIAWEIGIITALLQEGLNLADADVIIGTSAGSFVGSALASNYDMKKLYESQLIPNTSEVNASVSSELMMLWLQAFQYGKDNKKEIGRIFGDIAKKYPPKASVEERKLVVESRLTTSIWPSKLKVTAINAETGNLHVLDKDSGTTLINAVTASGAVPGLWPLVNFNGIDWIDGGMVSTTNAHLAASYDKVVVLSPMPQKHGLIPSVEEDVAEMQKSSSVSLIVPNKDSILAIGKNPYDPTHTPASAKAGFNQGIKEAEAIYEI
- a CDS encoding MerR family transcriptional regulator is translated as MKINEVSKKTGLSISTIRFYEKEGLIPEKYVSRDTNNYRNYSVDIIEYLLMIKTVHSVGFSLKEIKEIEKSNENTFSIDRKIELLQKKIKEVEEQKENLNKTETRLKKMLKNKLNLKFRLTEGVTNEDKN
- a CDS encoding MarR family winged helix-turn-helix transcriptional regulator, giving the protein MTNSGYSVETIYSQLIRSIAIKMKLSSDEKVKKLGLNSQQGRMIGYIYEHQDSGIIQKDLAKVFQRTEASITSMLQGLEKKGYIERRIPKENERQKNIYVLPKGAELIEDFNKLVVEEEENIIANLTEQEKETLLALLLKVDRNI
- a CDS encoding MATE family efflux transporter produces the protein MKQKLSNEYYLESAPITKAIAHLSIPMMIGMSVGTIYNVINAFFIGLLNNTDMLTAITLGLPIFTILMAFGNMLGAGGGTFITRLIAKQDVDKAKKIAGYSFYSSIIIGILLGMIAMIALNPIVKILGADTSAIINYTKSYSLTMFIGGFAIIMNFALEQVVRAEGASKESMFGMVVSTIFGLIFDPLFILVFRFNVVGVALSMILANIASSIYYIYYLETKSENLKGFIKNINISLKDKIEIYKIGVSELFLAGFLIITTLLLNNYSIRYGESVVASFGIALRLVQVPEFLAMGLALGIIPLIAYNFSNENFKRLKDSIKQSALWILGLSGGFVTLVFIFRNVIIHLFSNDSAVLTVGVYIMAAMLISAFFNGFTTLFTGIFQASGQGIPSTIMGITQGILFIPVIIVLNNFYGLHGVIWSMTITEIITFLTGAILYIIFNNKIKKNQVVAN
- a CDS encoding ArsR/SmtB family transcription factor, coding for MNEFDELLELLKEFKESQKALIAIGDETRQLIISTLLLSDCRGIRVGDIAEKAKLSRPSVSHHLQILKNANMRSVRKEGTRNYYYLDARENELNKLIKLFGHVNSIMKLVPDRRDNF